From a region of the Campylobacter anatolicus genome:
- a CDS encoding thiol:disulfide interchange protein DsbA/DsbL codes for MKNFALFSKAIKLLGAVALFGALNASAFTEGTDYVKLEKPLTNAENTLIKIFSYDCPFCYKYEKSVTPKVVEKTKDTVKFIPYHLKTKGKYGELGSQFFAYLYVKDTDAGVDLFSDKSLLKKAKMAYYKAYHDQKERWSDGKDPYAFLKTGLDATGVSKADFEAGVKDQKVQDILKLWDESYDVAKIQGVPAFVVNGKYLIYTKSISSIDGMVDLVKELAKK; via the coding sequence ATGAAAAATTTTGCTTTATTTTCAAAAGCAATCAAACTATTAGGTGCAGTTGCATTGTTTGGTGCATTAAATGCAAGTGCTTTTACAGAGGGGACAGACTATGTAAAGCTTGAAAAACCTTTAACAAATGCTGAAAATACACTTATAAAAATATTCAGCTATGACTGCCCATTTTGCTACAAATATGAAAAGAGTGTAACTCCAAAAGTTGTAGAAAAGACAAAAGATACTGTTAAATTTATACCATATCACCTCAAAACTAAGGGTAAATATGGTGAGTTAGGAAGTCAATTTTTCGCCTATTTATATGTAAAAGATACAGATGCTGGCGTTGATCTTTTTAGTGATAAATCTTTACTTAAAAAAGCAAAAATGGCCTATTATAAAGCATATCATGACCAAAAAGAGAGATGGAGCGATGGTAAAGATCCATACGCATTCTTAAAAACTGGTCTTGACGCTACTGGTGTAAGCAAAGCTGACTTTGAAGCTGGTGTAAAGGATCAAAAGGTTCAAGATATATTAAAACTATGGGATGAAAGCTATGATGTAGCTAAAATTCAAGGTGTTCCGGCATTTGTAGTAAATGGTAAATACTTAATCTACACAAAGAGTATCTCATCTATAGATGGCATGGTCGATCTTGTAAAAGAACTGGCTAAAAAATAA
- the dsbI gene encoding protein-disulfide oxidoreductase DsbI, with amino-acid sequence MKFIEKIAAWQDTRFPWLLMSAASLLLVIVAHSIFQHYVYMAPCEQCVYIRFAFFCMFFGGIIAAINPKNVALKLIGYVLAFWGAIQGIMYCVKLAAIHAAVHSDDPFGVQGCSTEPHYPFGIPLEKWFPDWFLPTGDCGFDSPIVPDGVVLSSLQQYLVELYSDGWYLIPSMKFGSMADCCLLGFGLAFIILLAMAASWIVTKFKAN; translated from the coding sequence GTGAAATTTATAGAGAAAATAGCAGCTTGGCAGGATACAAGATTTCCGTGGCTCTTGATGAGTGCGGCGTCTTTATTGCTCGTAATAGTCGCACATAGTATTTTTCAACACTATGTCTATATGGCTCCATGCGAACAGTGTGTATATATTAGATTTGCGTTTTTTTGTATGTTTTTTGGTGGTATTATAGCGGCAATTAATCCTAAAAATGTCGCACTTAAGCTCATCGGATATGTTTTGGCATTTTGGGGTGCGATACAAGGTATAATGTATTGCGTTAAACTAGCAGCGATCCATGCAGCAGTTCATAGCGATGATCCATTTGGTGTTCAAGGTTGTTCTACTGAGCCTCACTATCCATTTGGCATCCCACTTGAGAAGTGGTTTCCTGATTGGTTTTTACCGACAGGTGACTGTGGTTTTGACAGCCCGATAGTTCCAGATGGTGTAGTGCTTAGCTCACTACAACAATACTTAGTCGAGCTTTACAGCGATGGCTGGTATCTTATCCCATCGATGAAATTTGGCTCCATGGCAGACTGTTGCTTGTTAGGATTTGGATTAGCCTTTATCATTCTTCTTGCTATGGCGGCAAGTTGGATAGTAACTAAATTTAAAGCTAATTAA
- a CDS encoding aspartate ammonia-lyase: MSTRKEHDFIGELEISNDVYYGVQTFRALENFHMSGRTLKDYPYFVKAFAQIKKAAALANKEVGVLDSTKADAIAKACDRIIAGEFLDQFVVDMIQGGAGTSTNMNANEVISNVALEILGHAKGEYQYLHPNDHTNLGQSTNDSYPSSIKVAAYAKLTDLLKAMELLKTELEIKAKEFKDIIKMGRTELEDAVPTTLGNTFNAFASYIKSDIEKITAARETMTYLNMGATAIGTGINCHPDYKFVVEKKLSEITGVNYKPAEDFIAATQDTADFVHVSGALKTAAVRLSKIANDLRLMNSGPRCGLGEINLPQMQPGSSIMPGKVNPVIAEVVGEACYEVIGNDVTIMLCSERGEFELNAFEPGIAYALFNSISILENAMKTLAEKAIRKLTANPEACLKAVLGSVGIVTAFNPHIGYEKSASIAKEALQTGKAVGDICLERGYLSKEQIDKILEPKNMLNPSMDKDSIGK; encoded by the coding sequence ATGAGTACTAGAAAAGAACACGACTTCATTGGAGAGCTTGAAATTTCTAATGATGTGTACTATGGTGTGCAAACATTTAGAGCACTCGAAAATTTTCATATGAGTGGAAGAACGCTTAAAGATTATCCATATTTTGTAAAAGCATTTGCTCAGATAAAAAAAGCTGCAGCACTTGCAAATAAAGAAGTCGGCGTTTTAGATAGCACAAAAGCTGATGCTATCGCTAAGGCTTGCGACCGCATAATAGCAGGTGAATTTTTAGATCAATTTGTAGTTGATATGATACAAGGTGGTGCAGGAACATCTACAAATATGAATGCGAATGAGGTTATATCAAACGTTGCACTTGAGATTTTAGGACACGCAAAGGGCGAATATCAATATCTTCATCCAAACGACCATACAAACCTTGGGCAAAGCACGAATGATAGCTATCCTAGCTCCATTAAAGTAGCGGCATATGCAAAACTTACAGATCTGCTTAAAGCGATGGAGCTTTTAAAGACTGAGCTTGAGATAAAAGCGAAAGAATTTAAAGATATTATAAAAATGGGTAGAACAGAGCTTGAAGATGCTGTTCCTACAACACTTGGAAATACTTTTAACGCATTTGCAAGTTATATAAAAAGTGACATCGAAAAGATTACAGCAGCAAGAGAGACTATGACATACCTAAATATGGGTGCAACAGCTATCGGAACTGGCATAAACTGCCATCCTGATTATAAATTTGTAGTTGAAAAAAAGCTAAGTGAGATAACTGGTGTAAATTACAAACCAGCCGAAGATTTTATAGCAGCCACTCAAGATACTGCGGATTTTGTGCATGTAAGTGGTGCGTTAAAAACCGCTGCTGTTAGACTAAGTAAAATAGCAAATGACTTACGCCTTATGAACTCGGGTCCAAGATGCGGACTTGGTGAGATAAATTTACCACAAATGCAACCGGGTAGCTCTATAATGCCAGGCAAGGTAAATCCGGTCATAGCTGAAGTTGTTGGTGAGGCTTGCTATGAAGTTATCGGCAATGATGTAACTATTATGCTTTGTTCAGAGCGTGGCGAGTTTGAGCTAAATGCATTTGAACCAGGTATCGCCTACGCACTATTTAACTCTATAAGCATACTTGAAAATGCGATGAAAACACTAGCTGAAAAAGCTATCAGAAAACTCACTGCAAATCCTGAAGCTTGCCTAAAAGCAGTTCTTGGTTCAGTTGGCATAGTAACAGCATTTAACCCACATATAGGCTATGAAAAATCAGCAAGTATAGCTAAAGAAGCCTTGCAAACTGGTAAAGCAGTTGGCGATATATGTTTAGAGCGTGGATACCTAAGTAAAGAGCAGATAGATAAAATTTTAGAGCCTAAGAATATGTTAAATCCTAGTATGGATAAAGATAGCATAGGTAAATAA
- a CDS encoding anaerobic C4-dicarboxylate transporter, producing the protein MDIMLILQIIVLFGGIYLGVRLGGMGVGYAGGLGVIVLAMLGMKVEMKGIPMDVILIIASVISAITAMQVAGGLDYLVQVASKILRKNPKQINILAPVVTYLLTIFAGTGHTAFSMLPVITEVAKGQNIKPSAPLALSVVSSQVAITASPISAAFVAMTGVCEPLGVAYPTLLFICISTTFVAMIVTALFVNKFYDLDLSKDPTYQDRLARGLVAEIKAEEYAEPKPYAKRSVMIFGIGVLIIVAYALVISKNIGLIENPILTRDNAIISFMLTIGFLIAVLCKIDTGKLLSTSTFQSGMNACICVIGIAWLGTTFVNGHLDSIKDIAKAVVIEYPFVLAIALYFLSCLLYSQAATTRVMMPAIAAALGMTSPENSQNIWILVASFAAVSGLFVLPTYPTTLGAIAMDDTGTTRVGKFVFNHSFFIPGTIMVTLSVILGFLIAPVLL; encoded by the coding sequence ATGGATATAATGCTGATTTTACAGATTATAGTCCTATTTGGGGGCATATACCTAGGTGTTAGACTAGGTGGTATGGGCGTTGGTTACGCAGGTGGTCTGGGTGTCATTGTTTTAGCGATGCTTGGTATGAAAGTAGAGATGAAGGGTATCCCTATGGATGTTATCCTTATCATTGCTTCTGTTATATCTGCTATTACGGCTATGCAAGTGGCAGGGGGACTTGATTATTTGGTTCAAGTAGCATCTAAAATTTTACGTAAAAATCCAAAACAGATAAATATACTAGCACCGGTTGTTACATACCTGCTTACTATATTTGCAGGTACTGGGCATACTGCGTTTTCTATGTTACCAGTTATCACAGAGGTAGCAAAGGGTCAAAACATAAAACCATCGGCACCGTTAGCACTTTCTGTTGTATCTTCTCAAGTTGCCATTACAGCAAGCCCTATTTCAGCAGCATTTGTTGCTATGACTGGCGTATGTGAGCCTCTTGGTGTTGCTTATCCGACATTGCTTTTTATATGCATATCTACAACATTTGTAGCGATGATAGTTACTGCTCTTTTTGTAAATAAATTTTATGACCTTGACCTTTCAAAAGATCCTACATACCAAGATAGATTAGCAAGAGGTCTGGTCGCCGAGATTAAAGCCGAGGAGTATGCAGAGCCAAAACCATACGCAAAACGCTCAGTTATGATATTTGGCATTGGCGTTTTAATCATCGTTGCTTACGCACTTGTTATATCAAAAAATATCGGACTAATAGAAAATCCAATCTTAACAAGAGATAACGCAATCATTAGTTTTATGCTAACTATCGGCTTTTTGATAGCAGTTTTATGCAAGATCGACACTGGTAAGTTGCTCTCAACTAGCACTTTCCAAAGTGGTATGAACGCTTGCATATGTGTTATCGGTATTGCTTGGCTTGGTACAACATTTGTTAATGGACACCTTGATTCTATTAAAGACATAGCTAAAGCGGTTGTTATAGAGTATCCATTTGTTCTTGCTATCGCGTTATATTTCCTAAGTTGTTTATTGTATTCACAAGCTGCAACCACAAGAGTTATGATGCCAGCTATAGCTGCTGCACTTGGTATGACAAGTCCAGAAAACTCGCAAAATATCTGGATACTTGTAGCATCTTTTGCTGCTGTGTCAGGTTTGTTTGTCCTTCCTACATACCCTACAACTTTGGGTGCTATAGCGATGGATGATACCGGTACAACAAGAGTTGGTAAATTTGTATTTAACCACTCATTCTTTATCCCTGGTACAATAATGGTCACTTTGTCTGTTATCTTGGGATTTTTAATAGCTCCAGTTTTGCTATAA
- the phsA gene encoding thiosulfate reductase PhsA, which translates to MNKSRRRFLKVGAGAGALATCLTPGSLGAVGARALQGSENFTCSFCEMCSTRCPIEARVIDGKNVFIQGNHNAGSTSVCARGGAGHNQLYDPERIVKPLIRVGERGEGKWREASWDEALNLVATKMSEIKQKYGAQSFVFTAKSSQTHKLMVSFASAYGSPNCFSHFSCCPITYQMVCEHMYGIAKLKRDFSNAKYIVNFGHNLFEGIVISDAKKLAKFADKKDTKLLVLEPRFSVVAAKADEWLPVKPGTDIAFVMALINTWIKNGTYNKEFIEKFTIGFDKIIEDTKDTTPQWQESITGIPAATVERIAAEIWAAAPRVIIDFGHKTTTTKAEYMRTKAIMVANAMMGNWEVKGGLFGGKNAKTFNKLTGTSDFPELSNPDKEFKLPKVQRLDFAGEDGKHKFVSNKHGVLMDIADAILNEKPYPIKGWFNIRFNHLINVAGTQKSIEALKKLDFIVVSDIYLNDMATFADVVLPESTYLERDEGIEDKSGQKPAYMIRNKIVEPIGDTKDGLSIFRELARKMKIDELYKYNDMREWRMQQVKGNVELLTALEKNGYITWKVPGILYREKGSVAKFVEKYPNAMQFVGENGLMDDMARLKTKSGKIELFKEDVEAQFPGYGGLNFKDIDVYDGHELCLMSGKTPIHTNGHTQNVPFLHDMMSESPIWIHPKTAERKSLKDGDLVYLQNKFGKQKGKIMLTQGIREDTLFVYHGFGHITPGATRANGLGVNSSVLLNPAEGPVAATMVTNVGVDIVKA; encoded by the coding sequence ATGAATAAATCTAGAAGAAGATTTCTTAAAGTCGGTGCTGGTGCTGGTGCATTGGCAACCTGTCTTACGCCTGGAAGTCTTGGTGCTGTTGGTGCTAGGGCTTTACAGGGAAGTGAAAATTTTACATGTAGTTTTTGTGAGATGTGCTCTACTCGTTGTCCGATCGAAGCACGCGTTATAGATGGCAAAAATGTCTTTATACAAGGCAATCATAATGCTGGTTCAACATCAGTATGTGCGCGTGGCGGAGCAGGACACAACCAGCTTTATGATCCAGAGCGTATCGTAAAACCACTTATTAGAGTTGGTGAGCGTGGAGAGGGCAAGTGGAGAGAGGCGAGTTGGGACGAAGCATTAAATTTAGTCGCTACAAAGATGAGTGAAATAAAACAAAAATATGGGGCACAAAGCTTTGTTTTTACTGCTAAATCAAGCCAAACACACAAGCTTATGGTAAGCTTTGCTAGTGCTTATGGATCACCAAATTGCTTTTCACACTTCTCTTGCTGTCCGATCACATACCAAATGGTCTGCGAACATATGTATGGTATCGCAAAGTTAAAACGAGACTTCTCAAACGCAAAATATATTGTAAATTTTGGACATAACCTTTTTGAAGGTATCGTCATTTCAGACGCGAAAAAGTTGGCTAAATTTGCTGATAAAAAAGATACAAAATTGCTCGTGCTTGAGCCACGCTTTAGTGTCGTCGCGGCCAAGGCTGATGAATGGCTACCAGTAAAGCCTGGCACAGATATAGCCTTTGTTATGGCACTTATAAACACTTGGATCAAAAATGGTACTTACAATAAAGAATTCATAGAAAAATTTACTATTGGCTTTGATAAGATCATCGAAGATACCAAAGATACAACCCCACAATGGCAAGAGAGCATCACCGGTATACCTGCAGCGACAGTTGAACGCATAGCAGCTGAAATTTGGGCTGCTGCACCAAGGGTCATCATCGACTTTGGGCATAAGACAACTACTACAAAAGCCGAATATATGCGGACTAAAGCAATAATGGTCGCAAATGCGATGATGGGTAACTGGGAAGTTAAGGGTGGTTTGTTTGGTGGTAAAAATGCTAAGACATTTAATAAACTAACTGGCACGAGTGATTTCCCAGAGCTTAGTAACCCTGATAAAGAATTTAAATTACCAAAAGTGCAACGCCTTGACTTTGCTGGTGAAGATGGAAAGCATAAATTTGTCAGTAACAAACACGGTGTTTTGATGGATATAGCAGATGCTATTTTAAATGAAAAGCCTTACCCTATAAAAGGCTGGTTTAATATTCGATTTAACCATCTCATAAACGTTGCTGGGACACAAAAGAGCATAGAAGCTCTTAAAAAGCTTGATTTTATCGTAGTGAGCGATATATATCTAAATGATATGGCAACATTTGCTGATGTTGTGTTGCCTGAGAGTACGTATTTAGAACGTGATGAGGGTATTGAAGATAAATCAGGTCAAAAACCAGCCTATATGATACGCAATAAGATCGTAGAACCGATCGGTGATACGAAAGACGGACTAAGTATATTTAGAGAGCTTGCTCGTAAAATGAAAATCGATGAACTTTATAAATACAACGATATGCGTGAGTGGCGTATGCAACAGGTTAAAGGAAATGTTGAACTTTTAACTGCTCTTGAAAAGAACGGCTATATCACGTGGAAAGTGCCTGGTATCTTATACCGCGAAAAGGGCTCAGTTGCTAAATTTGTAGAGAAGTATCCTAATGCTATGCAGTTTGTTGGCGAGAATGGACTTATGGACGATATGGCGAGATTAAAGACAAAAAGTGGCAAGATTGAGCTGTTTAAAGAAGATGTAGAGGCTCAGTTTCCTGGATATGGTGGACTAAATTTTAAAGATATAGATGTTTATGATGGACACGAGCTTTGCTTGATGAGCGGTAAAACGCCGATACACACAAACGGACATACTCAAAATGTACCATTTTTACACGATATGATGAGCGAATCGCCTATTTGGATACATCCAAAAACTGCCGAGCGTAAGAGCTTAAAAGATGGCGACTTGGTTTATCTGCAAAATAAATTTGGTAAGCAAAAAGGTAAAATAATGCTAACACAAGGCATCCGTGAGGATACGCTGTTTGTCTATCATGGATTTGGGCATATCACACCAGGAGCTACTCGTGCAAATGGTTTAGGTGTAAATTCTAGTGTCCTTTTAAATCCAGCCGAAGGACCAGTTGCAGCGACTATGGTTACAAATGTTGGCGTGGATATAGTTAAGGCATAA